One Nitrosomonas sp. PY1 DNA window includes the following coding sequences:
- a CDS encoding NAD(P) transhydrogenase subunit alpha gives MIGEIDPVIINLTVFVLAVFVGYHVVWNVTPALHTPLMSVTNAISGIILVGAMLAAGPAETDWGTWLGAVAVTLASINVFGGFLVSQRMLEMFKKKDKKGNA, from the coding sequence ATGATTGGTGAAATTGATCCAGTTATTATTAATCTGACAGTTTTTGTTTTAGCGGTTTTTGTTGGTTATCACGTGGTATGGAATGTGACGCCCGCATTGCATACACCCTTGATGTCGGTTACCAATGCAATATCCGGTATTATTTTAGTAGGTGCTATGCTGGCCGCAGGACCAGCGGAAACAGATTGGGGTACCTGGCTCGGCGCGGTTGCAGTAACACTGGCGTCGATTAATGTTTTCGGCGGTTTTCTGGTGAGCCAACGTATGCTGGAAATGTTCAAGAAAAAAGATAAAAAAGGAAACGCATAA
- a CDS encoding Re/Si-specific NAD(P)(+) transhydrogenase subunit alpha: MHIGIPAEIRGGETRVAATPETIKKFTAKGLYKVLVQTGAGINASITDSAYREAGATIVDDANQLYSQSDIVLKVKGPEPHELAMMRKNALLIGLLSPHQKDGIEALAKHGLTAFALEKLPRISRAQSMDVLSSQANIAGYKAVILAANVYQKFFPMLMTAAGTVKAARVLVLGAGVAGLQAIATAKRLGAVVEVFDVRPAAKEQVESLGAKFIEVALSDEEKAKAETAGGYATEMSDDYKRRQGELVHERAIAADIIITTALIPGRPAPVLVKEDTVKAMKPGSVIVDMAVEAGGNCLLSELDKTVLKHGVHLIGVANIPGLVAADSSTLYARNVMNFLNLMLDQESSQLKIDRNDEIISGTLVCADGEVVIKS, encoded by the coding sequence ATGCATATAGGCATACCCGCAGAGATTCGCGGGGGAGAAACGCGTGTGGCTGCCACACCGGAAACTATCAAAAAATTTACTGCCAAAGGCCTTTATAAAGTATTGGTGCAAACAGGGGCTGGCATTAATGCCAGCATCACTGATTCGGCCTATCGAGAAGCTGGCGCTACTATTGTTGATGATGCGAATCAGCTCTATTCACAATCGGATATCGTATTGAAGGTTAAAGGGCCAGAGCCACATGAGCTTGCGATGATGCGTAAAAACGCTTTATTGATCGGTCTTTTGTCTCCGCATCAAAAAGATGGGATTGAAGCATTGGCCAAACATGGGTTGACAGCATTTGCTTTGGAAAAGTTGCCACGGATTTCTCGCGCTCAAAGTATGGATGTCTTATCATCTCAAGCCAACATAGCGGGTTATAAAGCGGTTATTCTGGCTGCGAACGTGTATCAAAAGTTTTTTCCCATGCTGATGACTGCTGCAGGTACTGTCAAGGCAGCTCGAGTACTGGTGTTAGGTGCTGGTGTGGCAGGTTTGCAGGCGATTGCAACCGCCAAAAGATTGGGTGCGGTGGTGGAGGTCTTCGATGTTAGGCCAGCAGCAAAAGAACAAGTTGAAAGCTTGGGAGCGAAATTTATTGAAGTGGCTTTGAGTGATGAAGAAAAAGCCAAAGCAGAGACTGCTGGCGGTTATGCAACTGAAATGTCAGACGATTACAAGCGTCGCCAAGGTGAGTTAGTGCATGAACGAGCGATCGCTGCTGATATCATCATTACCACGGCACTGATTCCTGGTCGTCCAGCACCTGTGCTTGTAAAAGAAGACACCGTGAAGGCTATGAAACCCGGTTCTGTGATTGTTGATATGGCGGTTGAAGCAGGAGGTAATTGTCTTTTGTCTGAATTGGATAAAACGGTGCTTAAGCATGGCGTACACTTGATAGGGGTTGCCAATATTCCTGGTTTGGTTGCGGCCGACTCCAGCACTTTGTACGCAAGAAATGTCATGAATTTTCTTAATCTAATGTTGGATCAGGAAAGTAGTCAACTTAAAATTGACCGAAACGATGAAATTATTTCCGGCACCTTGGTTTGTGCTGACGGTGAAGTCGTTATCAAATCCTGA
- a CDS encoding Fur family transcriptional regulator: protein MPANIDQIIKKSQEACSLAGVKLTNKRKNVLTILLESTIPLSAYEIAEKYRFHFNEALPVMSVYRMLDFLIHERLVHKLETAGQYMSCEHITCDHQHETPQFLICDQCGSVKEIGIKKHIMNELALSIQNTGFKLTHQQLELHGVCEHCQKLV from the coding sequence ATGCCTGCTAATATTGATCAGATTATCAAGAAATCCCAAGAGGCATGCTCTTTGGCGGGTGTCAAGCTTACCAATAAACGTAAAAATGTGTTAACCATTTTGTTGGAATCAACGATACCGCTTTCTGCTTATGAAATCGCCGAAAAATATCGCTTTCACTTTAACGAAGCGCTTCCGGTTATGTCGGTGTATCGTATGCTCGATTTTTTGATTCACGAAAGATTGGTACATAAACTCGAAACAGCAGGTCAATATATGTCATGTGAACATATTACCTGTGACCATCAACATGAGACCCCACAGTTTTTGATTTGTGATCAATGTGGTAGTGTTAAGGAAATTGGAATTAAAAAACACATTATGAATGAGTTGGCATTAAGTATTCAAAACACGGGATTTAAGTTGACTCATCAGCAGTTAGAATTGCATGGTGTTTGCGAACACTGCCAAAAATTGGTTTAA
- a CDS encoding M16 family metallopeptidase has product MKSAYCIAFSRFFMLLSAGLCAFLFTFSAWSNPHEFLLDNGLKLIVKEDHRAPVVVSQIWYKVGSIDEVNGLTGVAHVLEHMMFKGTEKFPGGEFSRKIAAAGGRENAFTSYDYTGYYQQLHKNSLPMAMELESDRMRNVVLTEEEFSKEIKVVMEERRLRTDDQPRALLFEKMMAMAFQSHPYKNPIIGWMDDLENMRVEDAKDWYNRWYAPNNAILVVVGDVDAKAVYHLAQQNYGAIKTSNVPLLNARKPQVEPVQQGTKRIIVKAPAELPYLIMSYHVPSIKNTASDWEPYALEVLEGILDGYASARLNKTLVREDQIANSADASYSAISRGPSMFFLSAVPRIGKTIEELEQALRDEIEKIIKLGVTEEELVRVKAQVIAGHVYQRDSIFSQAMQIGRFESTGLSYRDIDVLLEKIKMVSTEQIREVAKKYLIEDNLTVAVLDPQPLDQKKPATIPSGLRH; this is encoded by the coding sequence ATGAAATCTGCATACTGTATTGCTTTTTCAAGATTTTTTATGTTATTGAGCGCGGGCTTGTGCGCATTTCTTTTTACATTTTCAGCGTGGAGTAATCCGCATGAGTTTTTATTAGATAACGGATTGAAATTAATCGTTAAAGAAGATCATCGCGCGCCAGTTGTCGTTTCGCAGATCTGGTACAAGGTTGGCAGTATTGATGAAGTCAACGGACTCACAGGTGTTGCGCATGTACTTGAACATATGATGTTCAAAGGAACCGAGAAGTTTCCTGGTGGTGAGTTCTCAAGAAAAATAGCGGCTGCTGGTGGCCGAGAAAACGCTTTTACTAGCTACGACTATACCGGTTACTATCAACAACTCCATAAAAATAGCTTACCCATGGCCATGGAACTCGAATCGGATCGCATGCGCAATGTCGTTCTTACAGAGGAAGAGTTCTCCAAAGAAATCAAAGTGGTAATGGAAGAAAGAAGGCTGCGTACGGACGATCAACCGAGGGCTTTGTTATTTGAAAAAATGATGGCGATGGCTTTTCAATCGCATCCTTACAAAAATCCAATTATCGGTTGGATGGATGATTTAGAGAACATGCGTGTAGAGGACGCTAAAGACTGGTATAACCGATGGTATGCGCCGAACAATGCAATTTTAGTAGTGGTTGGGGATGTCGATGCAAAAGCAGTCTATCATTTGGCCCAACAAAATTATGGTGCGATTAAAACCAGTAATGTTCCATTGCTGAATGCACGCAAACCTCAAGTGGAGCCAGTACAACAAGGTACCAAGCGAATTATTGTCAAAGCACCGGCGGAATTACCTTATCTTATTATGAGTTATCATGTTCCATCGATTAAAAATACCGCTTCTGATTGGGAGCCTTATGCGTTGGAAGTATTGGAAGGTATCTTGGATGGCTATGCTTCTGCTCGATTGAATAAGACGTTAGTTCGTGAAGATCAAATCGCAAATTCTGCAGATGCTAGCTATAGCGCAATATCTCGTGGTCCAAGCATGTTTTTCTTGAGTGCTGTGCCGCGAATAGGAAAAACCATTGAAGAATTGGAACAAGCTCTGCGTGATGAAATTGAAAAAATTATCAAATTGGGAGTCACCGAAGAAGAATTGGTGCGGGTTAAAGCGCAGGTGATTGCGGGCCATGTTTATCAACGTGATTCGATTTTTTCGCAAGCGATGCAAATAGGCCGGTTTGAGAGCACTGGATTGTCTTATCGTGATATTGACGTTTTGTTAGAGAAAATTAAAATGGTCTCTACCGAGCAAATACGTGAAGTTGCAAAAAAATATCTCATAGAAGACAATTTAACTGTTGCAGTATTGGATCCTCAACCCTTGGATCAGAAAAAGCCTGCTACGATCCCAAGCGGATTAAGGCATTAG
- the ftsY gene encoding signal recognition particle-docking protein FtsY, whose amino-acid sequence MFSFFKSKKNSEETIESPAIQTDESNLTQPDSVSFADKLKKGLALTRKNLGKQLSTLFGGGKIDEALFEELETILLTSDVGINATQLLLEDLRKRVRRDGLTDSNQLKLALKESLIAMLGPLEQPFDTSMHAPFVIMIAGVNGVGKTTSIGKLAKYFQAQGKSVLLAAGDTFRAAAREQLMAWGEKNNVTVIAPDNDPDKKSDPAAVIFDAVNSAKARGIDIVLADTAGRLTTQLHLMEEIKKVKRVIAKAMPDAPHEVLLVLDANTGQNAITQVKAFDEALNVTGLVLTKLDGTAKGGVVAAIVGQYSQNPPALRFIGVGEGLNDLRPFNAQVFVDALLD is encoded by the coding sequence ATGTTTAGCTTTTTTAAATCCAAAAAAAATTCCGAAGAAACAATTGAAAGCCCAGCTATACAAACGGATGAATCTAATCTAACACAACCAGATTCGGTTAGTTTTGCAGATAAGCTAAAAAAAGGCTTGGCACTCACTCGGAAAAATCTTGGAAAACAATTATCCACTTTGTTTGGTGGTGGCAAGATTGACGAAGCACTGTTCGAGGAACTAGAAACTATTTTGTTGACTTCGGATGTTGGTATCAACGCAACACAGCTATTATTGGAAGATTTACGCAAACGTGTAAGGCGCGATGGATTAACTGATTCCAATCAATTGAAACTAGCGCTCAAAGAATCACTTATAGCGATGCTAGGGCCATTGGAACAACCATTTGATACCAGTATGCATGCTCCCTTTGTCATTATGATTGCTGGTGTCAACGGTGTTGGCAAAACGACCTCAATAGGGAAGTTGGCTAAATATTTTCAGGCCCAGGGCAAATCAGTTTTATTGGCAGCGGGAGATACCTTCCGTGCCGCAGCGCGCGAACAGCTAATGGCTTGGGGTGAAAAAAACAATGTCACCGTGATAGCACCGGATAATGATCCAGATAAAAAAAGTGACCCTGCCGCAGTAATCTTTGACGCGGTTAATTCGGCAAAAGCGCGCGGTATTGATATTGTATTAGCGGATACTGCAGGACGTTTAACAACGCAATTACACCTCATGGAAGAAATCAAAAAGGTCAAACGCGTTATTGCCAAGGCAATGCCCGATGCACCACATGAGGTGTTACTCGTATTGGACGCCAATACGGGTCAAAATGCAATTACGCAGGTTAAAGCATTTGATGAAGCCTTGAACGTGACTGGCTTGGTATTGACGAAACTTGACGGAACCGCTAAAGGTGGCGTGGTGGCTGCCATTGTCGGGCAATATTCTCAGAATCCGCCGGCACTAAGGTTTATCGGTGTGGGTGAAGGATTAAACGATTTAAGGCCATTTAATGCGCAAGTCTTTGTAGATGCACTGCTTGATTGA
- the ftsE gene encoding cell division ATP-binding protein FtsE has translation MITFKNVSKRYPNGYVALNNINLSINVGEMVFLTGHSGAGKSTLLKSIAAIERPTSGIITISGQNIAQLKSSAIPFLRRKIGIVFQDHKLLFDRSVFDNILLPLQISNFDTQTAASRVRAALDKVGLLKKEKVMPITLSGGEKQRLCIARAIVHRPAILIADEPTGNLDIAYARDIMAMFTSFHQVGVTVIISTHDASLLENTQHRVLSLAHGSLLA, from the coding sequence ATGATTACTTTCAAAAATGTCTCCAAGCGCTATCCCAATGGGTATGTTGCGCTCAATAATATCAATTTATCGATAAATGTTGGGGAAATGGTATTTCTGACAGGTCATTCAGGCGCGGGAAAAAGCACCTTATTGAAATCAATTGCTGCCATAGAGCGCCCAACATCGGGAATCATTACGATCAGTGGACAAAATATTGCACAACTCAAATCCAGCGCAATTCCCTTTCTACGCCGCAAAATTGGCATCGTATTTCAGGATCACAAACTACTTTTTGATCGTAGCGTCTTTGATAACATTCTACTACCGCTACAAATCAGTAATTTTGATACTCAAACTGCAGCCAGCCGTGTACGCGCCGCATTAGACAAAGTTGGCTTACTAAAAAAAGAAAAAGTCATGCCTATCACACTATCCGGTGGCGAAAAGCAGCGTTTATGCATCGCGCGGGCCATCGTTCATCGTCCGGCCATACTAATAGCCGATGAACCGACGGGAAATTTAGATATTGCCTATGCACGCGACATCATGGCGATGTTTACCTCTTTTCACCAAGTGGGGGTAACCGTGATAATTTCAACGCATGATGCTTCTTTACTGGAAAATACACAGCATCGTGTTTTGTCACTAGCACACGGAAGCCTGCTAGCATGA
- the ftsX gene encoding permease-like cell division protein FtsX: MTRVWLMQHWFVFVATFKRLLATPITSLLSVIIMGVTLSVPVSIYVLVENLQAIANERNSPQMSIFLKNDAEQADIDKIRHDLEQYPQIIELEFITKDIALQQLLEKSELPDIAINLPRNPLPDAFVITLSKNTLESLKQLQEDLKGKSEIKHVQFDSAWIERFSALLELGYSIILMITMISSVAIIAVMFNTIRLQIATKHDEIEISKLIGATDSFIRRPFLYFGALQGLAGGVIAWLIVLLLFHLINEQLVLFLRFYEMEFLLESLSTENGLSLLFFSTWLGWLGARLSVSNHLWRIEPQ, encoded by the coding sequence ATGACTCGTGTCTGGCTGATGCAACATTGGTTCGTTTTTGTGGCAACGTTCAAGCGATTGCTTGCGACACCAATTACTTCACTACTGAGTGTCATCATCATGGGAGTCACACTCAGCGTGCCTGTAAGCATTTATGTACTAGTTGAAAATTTACAGGCAATCGCGAACGAAAGAAATAGTCCGCAGATGAGTATTTTTCTAAAGAATGATGCCGAACAAGCTGATATCGATAAAATTAGACACGACTTAGAGCAGTATCCACAGATTATAGAATTAGAATTCATCACAAAGGATATTGCCTTGCAACAACTTTTAGAAAAAAGTGAATTGCCGGATATTGCAATCAATTTACCACGCAATCCGTTACCTGATGCTTTTGTGATTACTCTTAGCAAAAATACTTTAGAAAGCTTAAAACAATTACAAGAAGATCTGAAAGGCAAATCAGAAATAAAACATGTTCAATTTGACTCTGCGTGGATTGAGCGATTCAGCGCACTGCTTGAGTTAGGCTATTCCATTATTTTAATGATTACCATGATTTCCAGCGTTGCAATCATCGCGGTAATGTTTAATACCATTCGCCTGCAAATAGCGACCAAACACGATGAAATCGAAATATCCAAGCTGATTGGCGCAACCGACTCGTTCATTAGACGTCCTTTTCTTTATTTCGGTGCGTTACAAGGGCTCGCAGGGGGCGTGATCGCTTGGTTAATCGTATTACTGTTATTCCATTTAATCAATGAACAATTGGTATTGTTCTTACGTTTCTATGAAATGGAATTTTTGCTGGAATCACTCTCTACAGAAAATGGCCTGAGCTTATTGTTTTTTTCAACCTGGCTAGGTTGGCTGGGCGCACGTTTATCTGTGTCAAATCATTTGTGGCGAATAGAACCGCAGTAA